From one Brachypodium distachyon strain Bd21 chromosome 4, Brachypodium_distachyon_v3.0, whole genome shotgun sequence genomic stretch:
- the LOC100843820 gene encoding heat stress transcription factor B-2c, producing MAEQQSAAIAAAAEGAGGEPPVPVPAALVAPADAAGQRSLPTPFLTKTYQLVEDPAVDDVISWNEDGSTFVVWRPAEFARDLLPKYFKHNNFSSFVRQLNTYGFRKIVPDRWEFANDCFRRGEKRLLCDIHRRKVVQSSAGLAAAAAAAAAGAVTVATAAIPMALPVTRSGSPEPHSSEEQVLSSNSGSAEERLPGPSGSGSGLGGGAGGGSSSGDLGEENDRLRRDNTRLTRELGQMKKLCNNIVLLMSKYAATQQPDGPASLSSVVNCSGESALAPPPPLPTAILDLMPSCSALATAAGLAVDGEPDTSARLFGVSIGQKRSRDSDDGGGREEDPRDDGGEGADVKPEQADRRPDSQERSPDGPDQHSWPIYRPKPVYRACNGPDGAGSDQDRSNSR from the exons ATGGCCGAGCAGCagagcgccgccatcgccgcggcggcggaaggcgcTGGTGGAGAGCCGCCGGTGCCGGTTCCGGCGGCGTTAGTGGCGCCGGCGGATGCGGCAGGACAGAGGTCGCTGCCGACGCCGTTCCTGACGAAGACGTACCAGCTGGTGGAAGACCCGGCGGTGGACGACGTGATCTCGTGGAACGAGGACGGATCAACGTTCGTGGTCTGGCGGCCGGCGGAGTTCGCGCGGGACCTCCTCCCCAAGTACTTCAAGCACAACAACTTCTCAAGCTTCGTGCGGCAGCTCAACACCTAC GGATTTAGGAAGATCGTGCCGGACCGATGGGAGTTCGCAAACGATTGCTTCCGGCGAGGGGAGAAGCGCCTGCTGTGCGACATCCACCGGCGGAAGGTTGTCCAGTCGTCGGCGGGcctggcggcggctgcagccgccgcggccgccggagctgtGACGGTCGCCACGGCGGCTATCCCCATGGCGCTCCCGGTGACGCGGTCGGGCTCCCCGGAGCCGCACTCCTCCGAGGAGCAGGTTCTGTCGTCCAACTCCGGCTCCGCGGAGGAGCGCCTGCCTGGGCCGTCCGGGTCTGGCTccggccttggcggcggcgccggcggcggctcctcctccggtgATTTGGGCGAAGAGAACGACCGGCTGCGTCGGGACAACACGCGGTTGACCCGCGAGCTGGGGCAGATGAAGAAGCTCTGCAACAACATCGTCCTCCTCATGTCCAAGTACGCCGCCACCCAGCAACCGGACGGCCCCGCGTCGCTGTCCTCCGTGGTGAACTGCTCCGGCGAGTCCGCCCtggcgcctccaccgccgctccCGACGGCGATACTGGACCTAATGCCCTCGTGCTCGGCGCtcgccacggccgccggcctcgccgtcgacggGGAGCCCGACACGAGCGCGAGGCTGTTCGGCGTCTCCATCGGGCAGAAGCGGTCGCGAGAcagcgacgacggcggcggacgtGAGGAGGACCCCAgagacgacggcggcgagggcgcggaCGTGAAGCCGGAGCAGGCGGATCGGCGCCCCGACAGCCAGGAGCGGTCGCCGGACGGCCCGGACCAGCATTCGTGGCCGATATACCGGCCCAAGCCCGTGTACCGGGCCTGCAACGGGCCGGATGGGGCCGGGTCGGACCAAGACAGGTCCAACTCAAGGTGA
- the LOC100834236 gene encoding BON1-associated protein 2 encodes MAAPCKGAAKLPPFMAESFAWETTVEVTVVSAEEVVLGGSGALRRRPLSGGAYAAVHTMSSAARTRVDDEDGGDCNGYPYWGEAVRVKVPAWSSAIDVEICRTRGDGRVESVASARVPVADFGVGPPGHLHCLSYRLFDSGSRMTSRNGVVNIRVKRLDGCAPPGAIEGKLAGNGKAAVDGDCGTSGGSGGGSCCGVNVAEQGKVQSAPAGVVMGFPVGYSADGQASGKGTV; translated from the coding sequence ATGGCAGCGCCCTGCAAGGGGGCAGCAAAACTGCCGCCGTTCATGGCCGAATCGTTTGCCTGGGAGACGACGGTGGAAGTGACCGTGGTGTCCGCGGAGGAGGTCGTCCTCGGGGGCAGCGGCGCCCTACGGCGCCGCCCGTTGTCCGGCGGCGCGTACGCCGCGGTCCACACCatgtcgtcggcggcgcgcacccgcgtggacgacgaggacggcggcgactGCAACGGGTACCCCTACTGGGGCGAGGCGGTGCGGGTGAAGGTGCCCGCGTGGTCGTCCGCCATCGACGTCGAGATCTGCCGGACGAGGGGCGACGGCCGGGTGGAGTCGGTGGCGTCGGCGCGCGTGCCCGTCGCCGACTTCGGCGTCGGCCCGCCGGGACACCTGCATTGCCTCAGCTACCGGCTCTTCGACAGCGGGTCCAGGATGACCAGCCGCAACGGCGTCGTCAACATCAGGGTCAAGAGGCTGGACGGCTGCGCGCCGCCGGGGGCGATCGAAGGGAAATTAGCCGGGAACGGGAAGGCGGCCGTGGATGGTGACTGTGGCACGAGTGGGGGTAGTGGTGGTGGTTCTTGCTGTGGTGTCAATGTCGCGGAGCAGGGCAAGGTTCAgtcggcgccggccggcgtGGTGATGGGGTTCCCCGTCGGGTACTCCGCTGATGGCCAAGCCAGTGGCAAGGGCACTGTATAG
- the LOC100844125 gene encoding UDP-glucose 4-epimerase 3, with protein sequence MANGGADAGNGGGEGTRRSVLVTGGAGFIGTHTALQLLEKGYDVTAVDNFHNSVPEALERVRHIVGPALSTRLHFILGDLTIKEDLEKVFAAKRYDAVIHFAGLKAVGESVAHPEMYNRNNIVGTVNLYDAMKEHGCNKLVFSSSATVYGQPEKVPCVEDSALKALNPYGRTKLYLEEMLRDYQHANPEGRTILLRYFNPIGAHESGEIGEDPRGIPNNLLPYIQQVAVGRLPVLNVYGHDYRTRDGTAVRDYIHVVDLASGHIAALEKLFATPDIGCVAYNLGTGRGTTVLEMVHAFEKAYGKKIPIKMCPRRPGDSEEVYASTEKAERELGWRAQYGVEEMCRDQWKWAAKNPYGYRGSADKKD encoded by the exons ATGGCGAACGGCGGGGCTGATGCagggaacggcggcggcgaggggacgaggaggagcgtgCTGGTCACGGGCGGCGCCGGGTTCATCGGCACGCACACGGCGCTGCAGCTGCTGGAGAAAGGGTACGACGTCACCGCCGTCGACAACTTCCACAACTCCGTCCCGGAGGCGCTCGAACGCGTCCGCCACATCGTCGGCCCCGCCCTCTCCACTCGCCTCCACTTCATCCTC GGGGATCTGACGATCAAGGAGGACCTGGAAAAGGTGTTCGCGGCCAAGAG GTACGACGCCGTGATACATTTTGCCGGGCTGAAGGCTGTGGGGGAGAGCGTGGCGCACCCGGAGATGTACAACCGCAACAACATCGTCGGCACGGTGAACCTCTACGACGCCATGAAGGAGCACGGTTGCAACAAG CTGGTGTTCTCGTCGTCCGCCACCGTGTACGGGCAGCCGGAGAAGGTCCCCTGCGTCGAGGACTCCGCCCTCAAGGCCCTGAACCCCTACGGCAGGACCAAG CTTTACCTGGAGGAGATGCTGCGGGACTACCAGCACGCGAACCCGGAGGGGAGGACGATCCTGCTGAGGTACTTCAACCCGATCGGCGCCCACGAGAGCGGCGAGATCGGGGAGGACCCCAGAGGCATCCCCAACAACCTGCTCCCTTACATCCAGCAGGTCGCCGTCGGCCGCCTCCCCGTGCTCAACGTCTACGGCCACGACTACCGCACCCGGGACGGCACCGCG GTCAGGGATTACATCCACGTGGTGGACCTGGCCAGCGGCCACATCGCGGCGCTGGAGAAGCTCTTCGCCACTCCCGACATCG GCTGTGTGGCTTATAACCTGGGGACAGGCCGCGGGACGACGGTGCTTGAGATGGTGCACGCCTTCGAGAAGGCCTATGGCAAG AAAATCCCTATCAAGATGTGCCCCAGGAGGCCGGGTGATTCGGAAGAGGTGTACGCGTCCACCGAGAAGGCCGAGAGGGAGCTCGGCTGGAG AGCCCAGTACGGGGTAGAGGAGATGTGCAGGGACCAGTGGAAGTGGGCCGCCAAGAACCCGTATGGCTACCGCGGCAGCGCCGACAAGAAAGACTGA
- the LOC100843103 gene encoding homeobox-leucine zipper protein ROC6 — translation MSFGGMFDGAGSGVFSYDAGGGAGMHNNPRLLPSPPLPRPGGGGFGSSTGLSLGLQQTNMSMESGGPLAGDANRMVGLMGSSGSGGDGDSLGRGREDENDSRSGSDNLDGASGDELDPDNSNPRKKKKRYHRHTPQQIQELEAVFKECPHPDEKQRMELSRRLNLESRQVKFWFQNRRTQMKTQIERHENALLRQENDKLRAENMTIREAMRSPICGNCGGAAVLGEVSLEEQHLRIENSRLKDELDRVCSLAGKFLGRPISTITSGLEFGIGATNGFGALGPLGGSSSSVLQSIPDLMGGSSAAAMRLPAGISGLDDAESAIAVDRGVLLELGLAAMDELVKVTQVDDPLWLPSLDSGFETLNNDEYRRAFPRVLAHSPAGFVSEATREVGLAIVSSAELVDSLMDAARWAEMFPCVVARASTTDIISGGMPGTRSGSIQLMHAELQVLSPLVPIREVTFLRFCKQHAEGLWAVVDVSADGVLRPDGGAGNGAAAGYMGCRLLPSGCVVEDMRNGYAKVTWVVHAEYDETAVHHLYRPLLRSGQALGARRWLASLQRQCQYLAILRNNSLPSQDNQAISPVGRRSMLKLAQRMADNFCAGVCATAAQKWRRLDEWRVEGAMPGGGDQQQHQAGGGDGDKEVRMMARHSVGAPGEPPGVVLSATTSVRLPGTPPQRVFDYLRDEQRRGEWDILANGEAMQEMDHIAKGQLHGNAVSLLRPNATSGNQNNMLILQETCTDSSGSLVVYAPVDVQSMHIVMNGGDSAYVSLLPSGFAILPDGHNTPPGAVVDPAGSSQQSQQGSSESAAHGNNNTGSLVTVAFQILVNNLPTAKLTVESVDTVSNLLSCTIQKIKSALQASNNISP, via the exons ATGAGCTTCGGTGGCATGTTCGATGGCGCCGGGTCCGGCGTCTTCTCCTACGAcgccggcgggggcgcggGCATGCACAATaacccccgcctcctcccctcgccgccCCTCCCGagacctggcggcggcggattcgGCTCCTCCACCGGGCTCTCCCTCGGCCTGCAG CAAACGAACATGAGCATGGAGAGTGGTGGGCCGCTGGCGGGCGACGCGAACCGGATGGTGGGCCTGATGGGGAGCAGTGGcagcggcggagacggcgacTCGCTGGGCCGCGGGCGGGAGGACGAGAACGACAGCCGCTCCGGGAGCGACAACCTGGACGGCGCGTCCGGCGACGAGCTCGACCCGGACAACAGCAACCCgcgcaagaagaagaagcgctaCCACCGCCACACGCCGCAGCAAATCCAGGAACTCGAAGC CGTGTTCAAGGAGTGCCCGCACCCCGACGAGAAGCAAAGGATGGAGCTGAGCAGGCGGCTCAACCTGGAGAGTCGCCAGGTCAAGTTCTGGTTTCAGAATCGGCGCACCCAGATGAAG ACGCAGATCGAGCGGCACGAGAACGCGTTGCTGCGGCAGGAGAACGACAAGCTGCGGGCGGAGAACATGACGATCCGGGAGGCGATGCGGAGCCCCATCTGCGGCaactgcggcggcgccgccgtgctcggCGAGGTGTCCCTGGAGGAGCAGCACCTGCGCATCGAGAACTCGCGCCTGAAAGACGAGCTGGACCGCGTCTGCTCGCTCGCCGGCAAGTtcctgggccggcccatctccaccatCACCTCCGGGCTCGAGTTCGGCATCGGCGCCACCAACGGCTTCGGCGCGCTCGGCCCACTGGGcggctcctcgtcgtcggtgcTGCAGTCCATCCCGGACCTGATGGGcggctcctcggcggcggccatgcgcCTGCCCGCCGGCATTAgcggcctcgacgacgccgAGAGCGCCATCGCCGTGGACCGCGGCGTGCTGCTGGAGCTGGGgctcgccgccatggacgaGCTGGTGAAGGTGACGCAGGTGGACGACCCGCTGTGGCTCCCCAGCCTCGACAGCGGCTTCGAGACGCTCAACAACGACGAGTACCGCCGCGCGTTCCCCAGGGTGCTCGCCCACAGCCCTGCCGGGTTCGTCTCCGAGGCCACCCGCGAGGTCGGCCTCGCCATCGTCAGCAGCGCCGAACTCGTCGACAGCCTCATGGACGCG GCGAGGTGGGCGGAGATGTTCCCCTGCGTGGTGGCAAGGGCGAGCACGACGGACATCATCTCGGGCGGCATGCCCGGCACGCGCAGCGGCTCGATCCAACTG ATGCACGCGGAGCTGCAGGTACTGTCGCCGCTGGTACCGATCCGGGAAGTCACGTTCCTTCGGTTCTGCAAGCAGCACGCGGAGGGGCTGTGGGCCGTCGTGGACGTCTCGGCGGACGGCGTCCTCCgccccgacggcggcgccggcaacgGCGCCGCAGCCGGGTACATGggctgccgcctcctcccgtccGGCTGCGTCGTGGAGGACATGCGCAACGGCTACGCCAAG GTGACGTGGGTAGTTCACGCGGAGTACGACGAGACGGCGGTGCACCATCTGTACCGGCCGCTGCTCCGGTCCGGCCAGGCCCTCGGCGCCCGCCGCTGGCTCGCCTCCCTCCAGCGCCAGTGCCAGTATCTCGCCATCCTCCGCAACAACTCCCTCCCCTCCCAAGACAACCAAG CGATATCGCcggtggggaggaggagcatgCTGAAGCTGGCGCAGCGGATGGCGGACAACTTCTGCGCGGGGGTgtgcgcgacggcggcgcagaAGTGGCGCCGCCTGGACGAGTGGCGCGTCGAGGGGGCCATGCCCGGCGGCGGtgaccagcagcagcatcaggccggcggcggcgacggcgacaagGAGGTGCGGATGATGGCGCGGCACAGCGTGGGCGCGCCCGGGGAGCCCCCCGGCGTCGTGCTGAGCGCCACCACCTCGGTGCGGCTCCCCGGCACGCCCCCGCAGCGCGTCTTCGACTACCTCCGCGACGAGCAGCGGCGGGGCGAGTGGGACATCCTCGCCAACGGAGAGGCCATGCAGGAGATGGACCACATCGCCAAGGGCCAGCTCCACGGCaacgccgtctccctcctccgcccaaAT GCGACGAGCGGGAACCAAAACAACATGCTGATCCTGCAGGAGACGTGCACCGACTCGTCGGGCTCCCTGGTGGTGTACGCCCCCGTCGACGTGCAGTCCATGCACATCGTCATGAACGGCGGCGACTCGGCCTACGTCTCCCTCCTGCCGTCCGGCTTCGCCATCCTCCCCGACGGCCACAACACGCCGCCTGGCGCCGTCGTTGACCCCGCAGGATCGTCCCAGCAGTCGCAGCAGGGCTCGTCCGAGAGCGCTGCCCacggcaacaacaacaccgGCTCGCTGGTCACGGTGGCGTTCCAGATACTGGTGAACAACCTCCCGACGGCGAAGCTCACCGTCGAGTCGGTCGACACCGTCAGCAACCTGCTCTCCTGCACCATCCAGAAGATCAAGTCCGCCCTGCAGGCCAGTAACAACATCTCGCCctag
- the LOC100833924 gene encoding protein ROOT PRIMORDIUM DEFECTIVE 1: protein MLRRIAALRSPPPPRTAAPVGEAGASYSSKSTSLPLKQKRVRDHAFDGIMEVQKRVRRFLALHALLLYAASPTAPSGAFSSGASGAVSVPFSRLGALSRRQLRLAPLDAGHFMLRHPHAFHLFLHPVHRILHARLTPRADAALRLEADAITSLRPAAILRLRKLLLLAPPHHRLRLEHIRLLRRDFGLPDDFADSIILSNPTLFCLTPDQFVEFVPSPTDPPDLTVAAVERSRERHYREHRAPGAGEEDARFAFPTRFPPGFKIGKYFRIAVWKWQRLPYASPYADVSGHDLRPLEAKRRMEKRAVAAVHELLSLTVEKRTTLERLALFRDALGVPKKIKEFLLKYQGIFYISTRGNQGKLHTVFLREAYYKGELVETNEISAARRKLEELLLMSREKANLDRMFTSMGRGWDELGGGRRGGAELREKFLGDASGRKRKIGAEDDDDGANSGEDSGVESLYIK from the coding sequence ATGCTCCGTCGCATCGCCGCGCTccgttcgccgccgcccccgcggACGGCAGCGCCCGTGGGTGAGGCCGGCGCCAGTTACTCCTCCAAGTCCACCTCCCTTCCCCTGAAGCAAAAGAGGGTCCGCGACCACGCCTTCGATGGCATCATGGAGGTCCAGAAGCGCGTCCGCCGCTTCCTCGCGCTCCATGCTCTGCTCCTCTACGCCGCCTCCCCCACCGCGCCCTCGGGCGCCTTCTCCTCAGGGGCAAGCGGCGCGGTGTCCGTGCCCTTCTCCCGCCTCGGAGCCCTCTCGCGCCGCCAGCTCCGCCTCGCGCCCCTCGACGCCGGCCACTTCatgctgcgccacccgcacgCCTTCCATCTCTTCCTCCACCCCGTCCACCGCATCCTCCACGCCCGTCTCACCCCTCGCGCTGACGCGGCACTGCGCCTCGAGGCCGATGCCATCACCTCCTTGCGCCCTGCAGCCATCCTCCGCCTTCgcaagctgctgctccttgcgCCCCcgcaccaccgcctccgcctcgagcacatccgcctcctccgccgcgacTTTGGCCTCCCCGACGACTTCGCTGACTCCATCATCCTATCCAACCCCACCCTTTTCTGCCTCACCCCTGACCAGTTCGTCGAGTTTGTGCCCTCCCCCACCGACCCACCCGACCTCActgtcgccgccgtcgagcgATCCCGGGAGCGACACTATCGCGAGCACCGCGCTCCTGGCGCTGGCGAGGAGGACGCGCGCTTTGCGTTCCCCACCCGATTTCCCCCGGGCTTTAAGATCGGCAAGTATTTCCGTATTGCTGTTTGGAAATGGCAGCGCCTCCCCTACGCGTCCCCGTACGCGGATGTCTCAGGCCACGACCTGCGCCCGCTTGAGGCAAAACGCCGCATGGAGAAGCGCGCTGTGGCTGCTGTCCATGAACTGCTCTCTCTAACTGTTGAGAAGCGCACCACTCTGGAGCGTCTCGCACTCTTCCGCGACGCCCTTGGTGTGCCCAAGAAGATTAAGGAGTTCTTGCTTAAGTACCAGGGCATATTTTACATATCCACAAGGGGAAACCAGGGGAAGCTGCACACCGTGTTTCTCCGGGAGGCATACTACAAAGGGGAGCTCGTTGAGACCAATGAGATATCTGCTGCAAGGCGGAAGCTGGAGGAGTTGCTCTTGATGAGCCGAGAGAAGGCGAATTTGGATAGGATGTTCACCAGCATGGGTCGTGGATGGGATGAGCTTGGTGGCGGTCGTCGTGGAGGAGCAGAATTAAGGGAAAAGTTTCTTGGGGATGCAAGTGGCCGAAAACGGAAAATTGGTGCTGAAGATGACGATGATGGTGCCAATAGTGGGGAGGACTCAGGAGTCGAGTCGCTCTACATCAAATGA